A DNA window from Methylocystis heyeri contains the following coding sequences:
- a CDS encoding HK97-gp10 family putative phage morphogenesis protein: MANDLASLKKRLAAIPKDVREAVQPALIKSGDDMARAARTLAPVDTGALKNSIAVTYPGQSTPPYSQPGGSRVAKENEVIITAGDTKARYVHLVEYGTSHSHAKPFFWPAYRLTKKRNQNRIKRAINKAVREGWVGK, translated from the coding sequence ATGGCGAACGATCTTGCGAGTCTGAAGAAACGTCTTGCAGCCATTCCGAAGGATGTTCGGGAGGCCGTGCAACCCGCATTGATAAAGAGCGGGGACGACATGGCCCGCGCGGCTCGCACTCTCGCGCCAGTCGATACCGGGGCGTTGAAAAACTCTATTGCCGTCACCTACCCCGGCCAATCGACGCCCCCTTACTCTCAGCCGGGCGGCTCGAGAGTCGCCAAAGAGAACGAAGTCATCATCACGGCGGGAGACACGAAAGCCAGATATGTGCATCTGGTCGAATACGGGACTTCGCATTCTCACGCCAAGCCGTTCTTTTGGCCGGCTTACCGGCTGACGAAGAAACGCAATCAAAACCGGATCAAAAGGGCGATCAACAAGGCGGTAAGAGAGGGCTGGGTCGGCAAATGA
- a CDS encoding terminase large subunit produces the protein MSKDTYPHWVFDDSPIPDPFGYGERAVEFIRSLKHPKSRLEKHAFQLDPWQERIVRRIYGPCDEFRNRIVNDVTILIPRGNRKTSLGAVLSILHTLGPETVPNSEVLFAAKDQIQAKIALREVEGIIRAGGILWQKGQGNRKFDAPSMVRLQDYLNRVLFPGESYIEAISSDAASAHGRTPVFALCDEIHAWPKRDIWDVIDTGLSKTPGSLRVTLTTSGRGEENIGYQVVNHARRIARGEIDEPNHLVILFETSPEANWEDEDVWKRVNPGFKHGYPDIVRMRQRAATARKRPADRDAFKMYHLNMWLDNSASPFVDHEVYDKGNKLIDLDALEKAPCWLGVDLSSTSDLTVIVAAWKDGEDGYIVHPWFFCPGDNLYKRQEETGVPYVQWAEEGLIEATPGNVVDIRTVERRIRELCDRFDVREIAFDPHLARITMSNLLEDGYPAVEFRQGWVSMAPAIKELEKAILGGKFTHGGHPILRWNFLNIVTQKDQAGNITFSKAKASEKIDGAVASAMAVSRASLGEDHRSIYATEARPDGIMVW, from the coding sequence ATGAGCAAAGACACCTATCCTCATTGGGTTTTCGACGACTCCCCTATTCCCGACCCCTTCGGTTATGGCGAGAGGGCGGTTGAGTTCATTCGCTCGCTGAAACATCCCAAGAGCCGGCTTGAAAAGCACGCTTTCCAATTGGACCCTTGGCAAGAGCGCATTGTCAGACGCATCTACGGTCCCTGCGACGAATTTCGCAATCGGATCGTCAATGACGTGACGATCCTTATTCCCCGCGGGAACAGAAAGACCAGTCTTGGGGCCGTGCTTTCGATCCTGCATACGCTTGGCCCCGAAACCGTTCCGAATAGCGAAGTTCTCTTTGCTGCGAAGGATCAAATACAGGCCAAAATCGCGTTGCGGGAGGTCGAAGGCATTATCCGGGCGGGCGGCATTCTTTGGCAGAAAGGACAAGGGAACCGCAAGTTTGACGCTCCCAGCATGGTGCGCTTGCAAGACTATCTCAACCGGGTTCTGTTTCCGGGAGAAAGCTACATAGAGGCCATTTCTAGCGACGCTGCGAGCGCTCACGGTCGCACGCCTGTCTTCGCCCTCTGCGATGAAATTCACGCTTGGCCGAAGCGCGACATTTGGGACGTCATTGATACGGGCCTTTCCAAAACTCCAGGCTCTTTGCGCGTGACCCTCACGACCTCGGGACGCGGTGAAGAGAATATCGGCTATCAAGTCGTCAATCATGCCCGCAGAATTGCGCGCGGTGAAATCGACGAGCCGAACCATCTCGTCATACTATTTGAAACCTCTCCCGAGGCGAATTGGGAGGATGAAGACGTTTGGAAGCGCGTCAATCCGGGGTTCAAACACGGCTATCCCGACATTGTGAGAATGCGCCAGCGCGCCGCGACGGCAAGAAAGCGCCCGGCGGACCGCGACGCCTTCAAGATGTATCACCTCAATATGTGGCTGGATAACAGCGCAAGCCCGTTCGTGGATCATGAGGTTTACGACAAAGGCAACAAGCTCATTGACCTAGACGCTCTGGAAAAAGCGCCTTGCTGGTTGGGCGTGGACTTGTCTTCGACCAGTGACCTTACCGTCATCGTCGCGGCGTGGAAGGATGGCGAAGACGGCTACATTGTGCATCCGTGGTTCTTTTGTCCCGGCGATAATCTCTACAAGCGACAGGAAGAAACCGGGGTTCCCTATGTCCAATGGGCCGAAGAAGGCTTAATTGAAGCGACGCCCGGCAATGTGGTTGATATTCGCACGGTAGAGCGGCGCATTCGGGAACTCTGCGACCGTTTCGACGTGCGAGAGATTGCGTTTGACCCGCATCTTGCCCGCATTACCATGAGCAACCTCTTAGAGGACGGCTATCCCGCGGTAGAGTTCCGACAGGGCTGGGTTTCAATGGCTCCCGCGATCAAAGAGCTTGAAAAGGCCATTTTGGGCGGGAAGTTCACGCATGGCGGACACCCGATATTGCGCTGGAACTTCCTGAATATCGTGACGCAGAAAGATCAAGCTGGAAACATCACTTTCAGCAAGGCGAAGGCTTCCGAAAAGATAGACGGCGCTGTTGCCTCTGCAATGGCCGTAAGCCGCGCTTCATTGGGCGAAGATCATCGCTCGATCTATGCGACGGAAGCCCGTCCAGACGGCATCATGGTTTGGTAG
- a CDS encoding HNH endonuclease signature motif containing protein has product MKCPNPATVVDHITPHKGDIKLFWDRKNWQPLCEPCHNSRKQREERRRERQ; this is encoded by the coding sequence GTGAAATGCCCTAACCCGGCGACCGTTGTGGATCACATCACCCCGCACAAGGGCGACATTAAACTTTTCTGGGATCGTAAGAACTGGCAACCGCTTTGCGAACCCTGCCACAACTCACGAAAGCAGCGCGAAGAGCGGCGAAGGGAGCGTCAATGA
- a CDS encoding Arc family DNA-binding protein encodes MTAKTQINIRVPADVKSWLSTRAEANSRTINGEILAILKDAKNDETKRKQASNTSKQ; translated from the coding sequence ATGACAGCCAAGACCCAAATCAACATACGCGTCCCCGCCGACGTGAAATCGTGGCTCTCCACTCGCGCGGAAGCCAACAGCCGGACGATCAACGGGGAAATTCTCGCCATCCTGAAAGACGCCAAGAATGACGAGACGAAGCGGAAGCAGGCGTCAAACACAAGCAAGCAGTGA
- a CDS encoding helix-turn-helix domain-containing protein, whose protein sequence is MSKWAQIVRELLTEKQISVRELARCTRVSRSTLHHFLNSGGRLGMEQLERIMSALRYTLAVFDKQGKLKCQSPPLASVHVAKSLRTANAALVKSGDTKKAAPDTTRRALPLANVATTANGIKPAKISLLSIRHA, encoded by the coding sequence ATGAGCAAGTGGGCGCAGATCGTTCGCGAATTGCTGACGGAAAAGCAAATTTCTGTTCGTGAATTGGCTCGCTGCACGCGCGTCAGCAGGTCTACTCTTCACCATTTTCTGAACAGCGGCGGTAGGCTCGGAATGGAACAGCTTGAACGCATCATGTCGGCGTTACGCTACACGCTCGCCGTCTTCGATAAGCAGGGCAAACTCAAATGCCAATCTCCGCCCCTCGCATCTGTTCATGTGGCAAAGTCGTTGCGCACGGCGAACGCTGCGCTTGTCAAATCAGGCGACACAAAGAAAGCAGCGCCCGATACGACAAGACGCGCCCTTCCGCTCGCCAACGTGGCTACGACAGCAAATGGGATCAAGCCCGCAAAGATTTCCTTGCTGTCCATAAGACATGCGTGA
- a CDS encoding DUF3168 domain-containing protein, protein MIDEPSLALQKAIRGALIASSAVTAFVPANAIVDRNRKPDEFPIILLGEDQTLEPEGLARNRWSVYLDLHIWTLETAVSQVKLIAQAVKDALADANIKSLPDYHVADLYVHRSHYMRDPDGFHAHGILTIYAHIQRLT, encoded by the coding sequence ATGATCGATGAACCCTCCCTTGCCCTCCAGAAAGCAATACGAGGGGCGCTAATAGCGTCCTCTGCGGTCACTGCCTTTGTGCCGGCGAACGCGATTGTCGACAGGAACCGCAAGCCCGACGAGTTCCCGATCATTCTGTTGGGGGAGGATCAGACGCTTGAGCCGGAAGGCTTGGCCCGCAATAGATGGTCCGTCTATCTGGACTTGCACATTTGGACGCTGGAGACGGCGGTTTCCCAAGTGAAATTAATTGCACAAGCCGTCAAAGACGCGCTTGCCGACGCCAATATCAAAAGCCTTCCTGATTACCACGTCGCGGACCTCTACGTGCATCGCTCGCATTACATGCGGGACCCTGACGGCTTTCACGCTCACGGGATACTCACGATCTACGCGCACATTCAGAGGCTGACATGA
- a CDS encoding head-tail connector protein, with amino-acid sequence MSILTLDDFKAHANIITTDEDAMIQGKIDAAEAWVGSFIGQSLSSYPTQPPDAPIMEAVKQLAAHLYNNRESVFVGTSIADNCPGLSGLLAPYRQWNF; translated from the coding sequence ATGAGCATTCTCACATTGGACGACTTCAAGGCTCACGCCAACATCATCACGACTGACGAAGACGCGATGATACAGGGCAAGATTGACGCGGCGGAAGCGTGGGTAGGATCGTTCATCGGGCAAAGCCTTTCCTCTTACCCGACACAGCCCCCGGACGCTCCAATCATGGAAGCCGTGAAGCAGCTCGCCGCGCATCTCTACAACAATCGGGAAAGCGTCTTCGTCGGGACAAGCATTGCGGACAACTGCCCCGGCCTTTCGGGGCTCTTGGCCCCTTATCGGCAATGGAACTTCTAA
- a CDS encoding DUF4145 domain-containing protein produces MKADHISPSITENSFNCPRCGAFSHQRWHNIFAGHVDRPNLMKNITTSYARGPYGGEMLYVFNSFLSVCDRCNEFSYWIEDRLVYPLTGNTPPANSDLPDDILRDYNEASSILDLSPRGAAALVRLCIQKLCAHLGKPGKNINDDIAALVQDGLDPRVQKALDIVRVIGNNAVHPGAIDLADDRATAESLFKLLNLIAEKMISEPKHVDELYNTLPAGVRDAIEKRDGKANP; encoded by the coding sequence ATGAAAGCAGATCATATTTCCCCCTCCATAACCGAAAATTCCTTCAATTGTCCAAGATGCGGGGCATTTTCTCATCAGAGGTGGCATAATATATTTGCAGGACACGTAGATAGACCTAACTTAATGAAAAATATTACTACTAGCTATGCTAGAGGTCCCTATGGGGGAGAGATGCTGTATGTATTCAACTCATTTCTCTCAGTATGTGACCGGTGCAACGAATTTTCATATTGGATAGAAGACCGACTTGTATATCCATTAACCGGCAATACTCCTCCGGCAAATTCAGACCTACCTGATGATATACTTAGAGACTATAACGAAGCGAGTTCAATCCTCGATTTGTCGCCCCGTGGCGCAGCAGCGCTCGTCCGCCTGTGTATTCAGAAGCTTTGCGCACATCTAGGGAAGCCTGGCAAAAACATAAATGACGACATAGCCGCGCTGGTCCAAGACGGACTTGATCCTCGGGTTCAAAAGGCCCTCGATATTGTCAGAGTCATTGGCAATAATGCCGTTCACCCTGGAGCCATTGACCTAGCGGATGATCGCGCAACCGCTGAAAGTCTTTTCAAGCTACTCAACCTCATAGCGGAAAAGATGATTTCAGAACCCAAGCATGTGGATGAGCTATACAACACGCTTCCCGCCGGAGTGCGAGACGCGATTGAGAAGCGCGACGGTAAAGCCAATCCCTAG
- a CDS encoding tape measure protein: MASDEQVLLTSLEARIINFEKAFARASRVADSSWSAIEARGKAGAAKMEAHVAQATKGMHDKFSEMGKEIGVIFAEGLGIRELQKMADEWTAFSGRIAATGVATEDLHDKLQQLSDIAIRSHASLEQVGKVYTAVGRGAKEVGANEAQAVQVTETLMKAFALGGQPVETTNAAILEFSHALGAGRANMQEFNKLAFEAPILMDAIAKELGISASKLHEYMKEGGEVTSAQMIKAILHAKEQIEQQFGKLKPTIEQSLAGLETAMSRWIGQTDEGIGVTKTISEAIQGLGHNIDIVAPSALALAAALALAFSPQSVAFGGIAAAVIAIAGFSDKIHPIAGEMTTLADLVRAAFELVKEAGGEAAAFLEEKFAQASKLLSDIFSGVGVPLETFLTVVKTLGNAVITVFVGTAEGIKASWQNLGPAIGDITLSMVNKIIENVEWMANKVVESLNSISDLMKRFTGVDLGHASTIDLGRVQNGFVGAGKAAGDAFEQGFKSAAKDYIGGMLGLPEKELKALEDKAKEIARQREEAAKKPKKDEGSLGQTLKDSEDPKKIKAYNELLTKQKEFIQNQEIQLKAAQMQEHEGAVLVKEQELWNEAASKGIELTEKQKEELHKMAEAGVTAQENVKSFQDLKQSTKELSDALSSELGGALDKIVTRSAKLRDVLRELAVALLKMVMEAALLGKGPLAGVMGLKEQGGLLNLNAIDKSLFKSIVPGLNPATSGTALKQIMPPDPLQALKTKPKTPATTEAPAASATGAKEATKLSLPDMNIGSAAKAIPGAANSISLTPKEILDLKKTVLTEWVPGQGDMQGKGIIDTILNRRASGHWGDSVTDVVNARKQFSAINGGIAFNGKVARGVDDIPNSALDTARGRQSSSLVDRWLAERAAGAKSVVGDHLNYANRAASTPNNWAWIDTLKGPKFGEHVHGTTEELQKYRPGEFGVKLANSDKHIDQTATGSISKEVEQAAKQAEEAQRKLAEQAQKAAQATKDVTTPLQSMDTGISKLAGSLQEGAPATNTFAGSIEKLLGKLLGGGGEGLGGLGGALGGALGLAEGGMVHGPGTSTSDSIPAMLSHGEFVVNAAATSKHGRILHAINEGRVPRFAAGGFVDGGLASYAVNNNQQSSVTHNNQRTVSQTLHLQAKDADSFRRSQGQIAAVAGAALSQAAARWR, encoded by the coding sequence ATGGCGAGCGACGAACAGGTTCTTCTTACCTCCCTTGAGGCCAGGATCATCAACTTTGAAAAGGCGTTTGCGCGGGCCTCCCGTGTCGCCGATAGCAGTTGGTCCGCCATTGAAGCGCGCGGCAAAGCCGGGGCTGCCAAGATGGAAGCCCATGTAGCGCAAGCTACGAAGGGCATGCACGACAAATTCAGCGAAATGGGCAAGGAAATCGGCGTCATCTTCGCCGAAGGCCTCGGCATACGCGAATTGCAAAAGATGGCTGACGAGTGGACTGCATTTTCAGGCCGTATCGCAGCTACGGGCGTCGCTACCGAGGATTTGCACGACAAGCTTCAACAGCTTTCCGACATAGCCATTCGTTCGCATGCGAGCCTTGAACAAGTCGGCAAGGTCTACACAGCCGTAGGACGCGGGGCGAAGGAAGTCGGGGCGAACGAGGCTCAAGCCGTCCAAGTTACCGAAACGCTCATGAAGGCATTCGCCCTCGGCGGGCAGCCGGTGGAAACCACGAACGCCGCGATCTTGGAGTTCTCTCATGCGCTGGGCGCGGGCCGCGCCAACATGCAAGAGTTCAACAAGCTGGCGTTCGAAGCCCCCATCCTTATGGATGCAATCGCCAAGGAACTCGGGATAAGCGCTTCCAAGCTTCATGAGTATATGAAAGAGGGCGGGGAAGTCACTTCGGCCCAGATGATAAAGGCCATCCTCCACGCCAAGGAACAGATTGAACAGCAATTCGGGAAGCTCAAGCCGACAATCGAGCAATCTCTTGCCGGCCTTGAAACCGCTATGTCCCGTTGGATAGGGCAGACTGACGAGGGCATAGGCGTAACGAAAACCATTTCGGAAGCCATACAGGGCTTGGGCCACAATATTGATATCGTCGCTCCCTCTGCGCTCGCATTGGCCGCTGCGCTTGCTCTCGCCTTCTCGCCTCAGTCCGTGGCGTTTGGCGGCATTGCCGCCGCTGTTATCGCCATTGCCGGTTTCTCAGACAAAATACACCCCATCGCGGGGGAAATGACGACGCTCGCCGATCTTGTGCGGGCGGCATTCGAGCTTGTGAAGGAAGCCGGCGGGGAAGCGGCTGCTTTCCTCGAAGAGAAGTTTGCGCAAGCCTCAAAGCTTCTAAGCGACATTTTCTCAGGCGTGGGGGTTCCCCTGGAGACCTTCCTTACCGTCGTGAAGACTCTCGGCAATGCGGTCATCACCGTGTTTGTGGGAACGGCGGAAGGGATCAAAGCGAGTTGGCAAAATCTTGGCCCCGCCATCGGGGACATAACGCTTTCCATGGTCAATAAGATCATTGAGAACGTCGAATGGATGGCGAACAAGGTTGTCGAAAGCCTGAATTCGATTTCCGATTTGATGAAGCGGTTCACGGGCGTTGATCTCGGCCACGCCAGCACGATTGATCTAGGCCGCGTCCAGAACGGTTTTGTCGGGGCTGGCAAAGCCGCTGGCGACGCATTCGAGCAAGGCTTTAAGTCCGCTGCAAAGGACTACATCGGCGGCATGCTGGGCTTGCCCGAAAAGGAATTGAAAGCCCTTGAAGACAAGGCGAAGGAAATCGCACGGCAGCGCGAGGAAGCGGCCAAAAAGCCCAAAAAGGACGAAGGCTCGCTTGGACAGACGCTAAAGGACAGCGAAGACCCCAAAAAAATCAAGGCCTATAACGAACTGCTGACGAAGCAGAAAGAGTTCATCCAAAATCAGGAAATCCAGCTCAAAGCCGCCCAGATGCAAGAGCATGAGGGCGCGGTTTTGGTCAAGGAGCAAGAGCTTTGGAACGAGGCGGCGAGCAAGGGCATTGAGCTAACCGAAAAGCAAAAGGAAGAGCTTCACAAGATGGCGGAAGCCGGCGTCACGGCGCAAGAGAATGTGAAGAGCTTCCAAGACCTCAAGCAATCGACCAAAGAGCTTTCCGACGCCCTTAGTTCGGAACTCGGGGGAGCGCTCGACAAGATCGTAACGCGTTCGGCGAAGCTTCGCGACGTGTTGCGGGAGCTTGCCGTAGCTCTGCTTAAAATGGTCATGGAAGCCGCCCTTCTAGGAAAGGGACCGCTTGCCGGCGTCATGGGGCTGAAAGAGCAAGGCGGCCTTCTCAACCTCAATGCAATCGACAAGTCTCTTTTCAAGTCGATTGTTCCGGGGCTCAATCCCGCTACGTCGGGAACCGCTCTTAAACAAATCATGCCTCCCGACCCGTTGCAGGCGCTCAAGACGAAACCCAAGACGCCAGCGACTACGGAAGCTCCCGCTGCTTCGGCGACAGGAGCCAAAGAGGCAACGAAGCTTTCCTTGCCTGATATGAATATCGGGAGCGCAGCGAAGGCCATTCCCGGCGCGGCTAACAGCATAAGTCTCACGCCCAAGGAAATTCTCGACCTCAAAAAGACGGTTCTGACTGAATGGGTTCCCGGCCAAGGCGATATGCAAGGCAAGGGGATCATCGACACGATCTTGAACCGCAGGGCGTCCGGTCATTGGGGTGACAGCGTTACGGACGTCGTGAACGCCCGAAAGCAGTTCTCCGCGATCAACGGCGGCATTGCGTTCAATGGGAAGGTTGCGCGCGGCGTCGACGATATTCCCAACAGCGCGCTTGATACGGCGAGAGGCCGTCAATCCTCTTCGCTTGTCGATCGATGGCTTGCGGAGCGCGCCGCTGGCGCAAAGTCTGTAGTCGGAGACCATCTGAATTATGCGAACCGCGCGGCCTCTACCCCGAACAATTGGGCGTGGATAGACACGCTTAAAGGCCCCAAGTTCGGCGAGCATGTTCACGGCACGACTGAAGAGCTTCAAAAATATCGACCCGGCGAATTCGGGGTAAAGCTCGCCAATTCCGACAAACATATAGACCAGACCGCAACGGGCTCGATTTCAAAGGAAGTCGAACAGGCGGCGAAGCAGGCTGAAGAAGCCCAGCGCAAGCTTGCCGAACAAGCCCAGAAAGCGGCCCAGGCTACAAAGGACGTGACGACTCCCCTCCAGTCCATGGATACGGGGATTAGCAAGCTTGCGGGCTCATTGCAGGAAGGCGCTCCCGCAACCAACACCTTCGCAGGATCGATTGAAAAGCTTCTCGGCAAATTGCTGGGGGGAGGCGGCGAAGGCTTGGGGGGCCTTGGCGGCGCGCTTGGGGGAGCGTTGGGGCTTGCCGAAGGCGGCATGGTGCATGGCCCCGGAACATCCACTTCCGACTCTATTCCCGCCATGCTCAGTCATGGGGAATTTGTCGTGAACGCAGCGGCCACGTCCAAACATGGCCGTATATTGCATGCCATCAATGAAGGGCGGGTTCCCCGCTTCGCTGCTGGGGGCTTTGTCGACGGGGGCCTTGCCTCTTACGCCGTGAACAATAATCAGCAAAGCAGCGTCACCCACAACAATCAACGGACCGTCTCTCAGACGCTTCATCTTCAAGCGAAGGACGCCGACAGCTTCCGCCGCTCGCAAGGCCAAATCGCAGCTGTTGCCGGCGCGGCCCTCTCTCAAGCCGCCGCGCGCTGGCGATGA
- a CDS encoding Arc family DNA-binding protein codes for MAKETRTLPEKFALRLPEGWLAKLGASAEANRRSTNAEIVARLEQSFQNENQPAQDEDREERLAMAEVHAEVAIEIADQLSSDIDDLKKRVAALEARPLGMRS; via the coding sequence GTGGCCAAAGAGACGAGAACGCTTCCCGAGAAATTTGCGCTGAGGCTTCCAGAAGGGTGGCTTGCAAAGCTGGGGGCCTCGGCTGAAGCCAATCGGCGATCAACGAATGCCGAGATTGTCGCCCGCCTTGAGCAGAGCTTTCAGAACGAAAATCAGCCCGCCCAAGACGAAGATCGTGAAGAACGCTTGGCTATGGCTGAGGTTCACGCCGAAGTAGCAATCGAAATTGCTGATCAACTTTCGTCGGATATTGATGATCTAAAGAAACGGGTTGCTGCGCTGGAAGCGCGGCCGCTTGGAATGAGGTCTTAA
- a CDS encoding phage head closure protein translates to MTAFIRSGSMDRNIVIEACTRTQDDAGAEIETWAPVLPPCRAQLVQNSTKEFLRDFGAEYVENVVFRIRWTNVVTLDNRVTYDGLHYDIKELAEIGRRKGLELRCVVHK, encoded by the coding sequence ATGACAGCGTTCATTCGCTCTGGGAGCATGGATAGAAACATCGTCATTGAGGCTTGCACGCGCACGCAAGACGACGCTGGCGCGGAGATAGAAACATGGGCGCCGGTTCTTCCCCCTTGCCGGGCGCAGCTCGTCCAAAATTCGACGAAGGAGTTCCTTCGCGACTTCGGCGCTGAATATGTTGAAAACGTCGTCTTCCGCATTCGCTGGACGAACGTCGTCACTCTCGACAACCGCGTAACCTATGACGGGCTCCATTACGACATAAAGGAGCTTGCCGAAATCGGGAGGCGCAAGGGCCTAGAGCTTCGTTGCGTGGTTCACAAATGA
- a CDS encoding terminase TerL endonuclease subunit: MSICDEGAEPLDLDALAGAPCYLGVDLSSNSDLTVVVALWRVGDGYAVLPHFFCPADNLRGRQDRDGVPYIRWTDEGHIEPTPGNVVDFRAVEDCIRDLCSRFDVRSIGLDPHLARSTINNLMEEGLPAVGVRRGGVTMAPAIKELERAIVGRQFQHGGHPVLRWCFDNIQVETDRAGNRLFSKGKARERNDGAVACAIAVSVASNDDAGPSVYESGERPDGFLWL, encoded by the coding sequence ATGTCGATTTGCGACGAGGGCGCGGAGCCGCTCGACCTTGACGCGCTGGCAGGCGCCCCCTGCTATCTCGGCGTCGACCTTTCCAGCAATTCGGACCTGACCGTGGTTGTCGCCCTGTGGCGCGTCGGCGATGGTTACGCCGTCTTGCCGCATTTCTTCTGCCCGGCCGACAATCTTCGGGGCCGACAGGACCGGGACGGCGTGCCGTATATCCGCTGGACAGATGAAGGACACATAGAGCCCACGCCCGGCAACGTGGTCGATTTCCGAGCCGTCGAGGATTGCATCCGCGACTTGTGCTCCCGCTTCGACGTGCGGAGCATCGGGCTCGACCCACACCTTGCCCGCTCGACCATCAATAACCTGATGGAGGAAGGCCTGCCCGCCGTCGGGGTGCGCCGGGGCGGGGTGACGATGGCGCCGGCGATCAAGGAACTGGAGCGCGCCATCGTCGGGCGGCAGTTCCAGCACGGCGGCCACCCTGTGCTTCGCTGGTGCTTCGACAACATCCAGGTCGAGACCGACCGGGCCGGAAACCGGCTGTTCTCAAAGGGCAAGGCGCGGGAGCGAAACGACGGCGCCGTGGCCTGTGCGATCGCGGTTAGCGTGGCGTCGAACGACGACGCCGGGCCTAGCGTCTATGAGAGCGGCGAGCGGCCGGACGGGTTTCTGTGGCTATAG
- a CDS encoding tyrosine-type recombinase/integrase has protein sequence MLKICKRPKSPYWIMRGTVRGQSIEESTGTADKKLAEEIRAKRENEIINEAVYGKTVIMTFAHALADYLEHGAGNKRFLTPLLDHFNTTLLKDIDQHAIDLAAKKLYPNAGPATRNRQVYTPVSAILRHAARKKWCDVPILARPKQPKGKLRWLKPEEAEKLVEACAPHLKPLVVFLLYTGARAGEAIWLDWSNVNLDKAQVTFVKTKNGEARSVPLHPRVVQSIANLPHRDGAVFLTHKGNPYERPDPGKDADTSAGTHIGSAFKTACKRAGLGWIVPGKGKQPVFKTDVTPHVCRHTWATWHYQANRDLTALQKLGGWKTVAMVFRYAHANVEEHAKGIQNLPWGNQGEKSQEKTAIS, from the coding sequence ATGCTCAAAATCTGCAAACGGCCAAAAAGCCCCTACTGGATCATGCGCGGCACCGTCCGCGGACAAAGCATTGAAGAAAGCACAGGAACTGCTGACAAAAAGCTCGCCGAAGAAATCAGGGCCAAAAGGGAAAACGAAATCATAAACGAGGCGGTTTACGGCAAGACCGTCATAATGACCTTCGCCCATGCCTTAGCCGACTACCTAGAACATGGCGCGGGAAATAAGCGGTTCCTTACCCCGTTGCTGGATCACTTCAACACGACGCTGCTTAAGGACATTGATCAACACGCCATAGACCTTGCCGCCAAGAAGCTCTATCCCAATGCCGGCCCCGCGACCCGCAATAGGCAAGTCTATACGCCTGTCTCTGCGATCTTGCGCCACGCCGCTCGCAAGAAATGGTGCGACGTCCCCATACTCGCCCGGCCCAAGCAGCCCAAGGGCAAGCTCCGATGGCTAAAGCCGGAAGAGGCGGAAAAGCTCGTTGAAGCTTGCGCCCCGCATCTAAAGCCCCTTGTCGTCTTCCTGCTTTATACAGGCGCTCGCGCTGGCGAGGCGATTTGGCTCGATTGGTCAAACGTCAATCTCGACAAGGCGCAAGTGACCTTCGTGAAGACGAAGAACGGCGAGGCCCGCAGCGTCCCGCTTCACCCCCGCGTCGTGCAATCAATTGCAAATCTGCCCCACCGCGATGGAGCGGTTTTCTTGACGCATAAGGGCAACCCATACGAACGGCCCGACCCGGGCAAAGACGCCGATACGTCGGCGGGAACCCACATCGGAAGCGCCTTTAAGACCGCCTGCAAACGGGCTGGGCTGGGCTGGATCGTTCCCGGCAAGGGCAAGCAACCCGTCTTCAAAACCGACGTCACGCCGCACGTATGCCGGCACACATGGGCGACGTGGCACTATCAGGCGAACCGCGACTTAACCGCCCTCCAAAAACTGGGCGGCTGGAAAACCGTGGCGATGGTCTTTCGCTATGCTCACGCAAACGTAGAAGAACACGCCAAGGGCATCCAAAACCTACCTTGGGGAAACCAAGGGGAAAAATCTCAAGAAAAAACTGCGATATCGTGA